The Sporocytophaga myxococcoides genome includes a window with the following:
- the obgE gene encoding GTPase ObgE — MASSNFIDYVKICCKSGAGGAGSIHFRHEKFVDMGGPDGGNGGRGGHIILRGNSQLWTLLHLKYRKHVIAPSGQKGEGGRRTGASGEDIILEVPLGTVARDAETDEFMVEISEHGQEVILIPGGRGGLGNDHFKTPTNQAPRTAQPGEPSIEQWVILELKLLADVGLVGFPNAGKSTLLSKVSAAKPEIADYPFTTLTPNLGVVSYRDDKSFVMADIPGIIEGASEGRGLGLRFLRHIERNSILLFLVPSDSKDIKADYNVLLNELKEFNPELLDKKRILGISKTDLLDEELQSLIEKELPNVPFVMFSSYTGNGLMQLKDLIWRTLNE, encoded by the coding sequence TTGGCTTCTTCAAATTTTATTGATTACGTAAAGATCTGCTGCAAATCGGGGGCAGGTGGTGCCGGTTCTATTCATTTTCGACACGAAAAGTTTGTCGATATGGGAGGGCCGGACGGTGGAAATGGCGGCAGAGGCGGTCATATTATCCTTAGGGGCAATAGCCAGCTTTGGACATTGCTCCATCTTAAATATAGAAAACATGTCATTGCTCCTAGCGGACAAAAGGGTGAAGGAGGCAGACGCACCGGGGCGAGTGGTGAAGATATTATTCTAGAGGTTCCTCTGGGAACAGTAGCTCGTGATGCTGAAACAGACGAGTTTATGGTGGAAATCAGCGAACATGGCCAGGAAGTAATTCTGATTCCAGGAGGAAGAGGAGGATTGGGCAACGATCATTTCAAAACTCCTACCAATCAGGCTCCAAGAACTGCACAGCCAGGAGAGCCAAGTATTGAACAATGGGTAATTCTTGAATTGAAGCTTCTGGCAGACGTTGGTCTCGTCGGATTTCCAAATGCAGGAAAATCTACTTTATTGTCTAAGGTTTCTGCTGCAAAACCGGAAATTGCAGATTATCCTTTCACAACTCTGACTCCCAATCTTGGTGTTGTAAGCTATAGGGATGACAAATCATTTGTCATGGCCGATATACCGGGAATTATTGAAGGGGCATCTGAAGGAAGAGGATTGGGACTGCGTTTTTTAAGGCACATAGAAAGAAATTCTATTTTACTTTTTCTTGTTCCTTCAGATAGCAAGGACATAAAAGCAGATTATAATGTTCTGTTAAATGAATTGAAAGAGTTTAACCCAGAACTGCTTGATAAAAAGAGAATTTTGGGAATTTCCAAAACAGATCTGCTGGATGAGGAACTTCAGAGTCTTATTGAAAAAGAACTGCCGAATGTACCTTTCGTCATGTTTTCTTCCTATACGGGCAATGGCCTGATGCAGTTGAAGGATCTGATATGGCGTACTTTAAATGAATAA
- a CDS encoding adenylate kinase yields MLNIILFGPPYAGKGTQSQNIIEKYGLIHLSTGDLLRAEMKEGTELGKSAQKLINDGFLVPDEVVIGMINNKIKSNKHSKGFIFDGFPRTVPQAGALDHLCKENGISINVVIGLTVEKDELTKRAVLRGQTSNRADDKDPVVIGKRIVVYQEETAPVANYYQKKGIYEEVDGMNTIEQVFRDISVILDSVKK; encoded by the coding sequence ATGTTGAACATCATTCTATTTGGACCTCCTTATGCAGGAAAAGGCACTCAAAGCCAGAATATCATTGAAAAGTATGGTTTAATTCACCTTTCTACAGGAGATTTGCTGAGAGCCGAAATGAAAGAAGGTACTGAATTAGGTAAAAGTGCTCAGAAATTGATAAATGACGGTTTTCTCGTTCCTGATGAAGTCGTTATAGGAATGATTAATAACAAGATAAAAAGCAATAAACACAGTAAGGGGTTCATATTTGATGGTTTTCCAAGAACCGTACCTCAGGCTGGTGCCTTAGATCATCTTTGTAAAGAAAACGGAATTTCAATTAATGTGGTGATCGGTCTTACAGTGGAGAAAGATGAATTGACGAAGAGAGCTGTATTAAGAGGGCAAACTTCTAACAGAGCTGATGATAAAGATCCTGTGGTGATTGGTAAAAGAATAGTTGTTTATCAGGAGGAAACCGCACCTGTAGCGAATTACTATCAGAAAAAAGGAATTTATGAGGAAGTTGATGGCATGAATACTATTGAACAGGTATTCAGAGATATATCAGTTATCCTTGATTCTGTAAAAAAATAA
- a CDS encoding nucleotide exchange factor GrpE → MIPEEKNEQKDFQTENADQETVTSEGKENTEGTSQGVNEVESLKKENEELKDKYLRLYSEFDNFRRRTSKERVELLKTAGEDVLLSLLPVLDDFERASSSMEKATEVSAIKEGVTLIQNKILKTLEQKGLKAMEDQRGKEFNSEIHEAITQIPAPTPELKGKIVDVVENGYYLNDKVIRFAKVVMGA, encoded by the coding sequence ATGATACCGGAAGAAAAGAACGAACAAAAAGATTTTCAGACAGAAAATGCGGATCAGGAGACTGTAACTTCGGAAGGAAAAGAAAATACTGAAGGAACTTCTCAGGGTGTAAATGAGGTTGAAAGCTTGAAAAAGGAAAACGAGGAATTAAAAGATAAATATCTGAGACTATATTCCGAGTTTGACAACTTCAGAAGAAGAACCTCAAAAGAACGCGTTGAGCTTTTGAAAACTGCAGGGGAGGATGTTCTTTTAAGCTTACTGCCAGTATTGGATGACTTTGAAAGAGCGTCTTCTTCAATGGAAAAAGCTACTGAAGTTTCCGCAATAAAAGAAGGGGTTACTCTTATTCAGAATAAAATATTAAAAACCCTTGAGCAAAAAGGGCTTAAAGCAATGGAAGATCAGAGGGGAAAAGAGTTTAACAGCGAAATTCATGAAGCTATTACTCAAATTCCGGCTCCTACACCTGAGCTTAAAGGCAAAATTGTTGACGTTGTGGAAAACGGATATTATCTTAATGATAAGGTGATTCGTTTTGCAAAAGTTGTTATGGGAGCATAA
- the msrB gene encoding peptide-methionine (R)-S-oxide reductase MsrB: protein MKNLVLVTIVLRLFTACSHTSQFPKFQNFNQTDTVIKSDEEWKRQLTPEQYAITREQGTEPPFNNKYDKNNEKGVYKCVCCGNSLFSSYQKFDSGTGWPSFWQPIDKTHIKYLEDGDRVEVRCNRCDAHLGHVFDDGPKPTGLRYCMNSASLDFVKRKKMAKK, encoded by the coding sequence ATGAAAAATCTGGTTTTGGTAACCATCGTACTTCGTCTATTTACAGCATGCTCTCATACAAGTCAGTTTCCGAAATTTCAGAACTTCAATCAAACGGATACCGTCATTAAGTCAGATGAGGAATGGAAAAGGCAATTAACACCTGAACAATACGCCATTACACGTGAGCAAGGCACCGAACCTCCATTTAACAACAAGTATGACAAAAATAACGAAAAAGGGGTTTACAAATGCGTCTGCTGCGGAAACAGTTTATTCAGCTCCTACCAGAAATTTGACTCTGGAACAGGTTGGCCAAGCTTCTGGCAACCAATTGATAAAACACATATAAAATATCTGGAAGATGGTGATAGGGTAGAAGTCAGGTGCAATCGCTGTGATGCTCACCTGGGACATGTGTTTGATGATGGTCCCAAACCGACAGGGCTGAGATATTGTATGAACTCAGCTTCTCTGGATTTTGTGAAAAGGAAGAAAATGGCTAAAAAGTGA
- a CDS encoding aminopeptidase yields the protein MNFNLLKELCSVHAPSGNEIAMKEFLIEYIRSNQHDWRVKPLIIEGDGFQDGFLLVFGNPITAVFAHMDSIGFTVRYGHQLVPIGGPEQKSGYKLRGSDSQGEILCELEVSREEEISYKFSRQIERGTELVFDCNFREDQHFVQSCYLDNRLGVFNALKLAETLENGIIAFSCWEEHGGGSVSVLAKYIYENFKVRQALISDITWITEGVRHGQGVVISMRDRSIPRRGYLNKIINLAKTSGIPFQLEVEAFGGSDGKELQASPYPFDWVFIGAAEDNVHSPDEKVHKEDISSMINMYKFLMENL from the coding sequence ATGAATTTTAATTTGCTTAAAGAACTTTGCTCTGTTCATGCACCCTCTGGAAATGAGATTGCTATGAAGGAATTTCTTATTGAATATATCAGGTCTAACCAGCATGACTGGAGAGTTAAACCCTTAATTATTGAAGGAGATGGGTTTCAGGATGGTTTTTTACTTGTTTTCGGAAATCCAATTACGGCAGTGTTTGCCCACATGGATTCAATAGGATTTACAGTAAGGTATGGTCACCAGCTCGTTCCTATTGGTGGTCCAGAACAGAAGTCGGGATATAAACTCAGAGGAAGTGACAGTCAGGGAGAGATTCTCTGTGAATTGGAGGTTAGCAGAGAAGAAGAAATATCCTATAAATTTTCTCGTCAGATAGAACGGGGCACTGAGCTTGTTTTCGATTGTAATTTCAGAGAGGATCAGCATTTTGTTCAATCATGTTATCTTGACAACAGGCTCGGTGTCTTTAATGCTTTGAAACTGGCAGAAACACTTGAAAATGGAATTATCGCATTTTCATGTTGGGAAGAACATGGAGGTGGATCGGTGTCAGTACTTGCAAAATATATATATGAAAACTTCAAAGTTCGTCAGGCACTGATTTCCGATATTACATGGATCACGGAAGGTGTTCGGCATGGACAAGGTGTTGTTATTTCCATGAGAGACAGGAGCATTCCTCGAAGAGGTTATTTAAATAAGATTATAAATCTGGCTAAAACCTCCGGAATACCATTTCAGCTTGAAGTAGAAGCCTTTGGGGGGAGTGATGGAAAGGAATTGCAGGCTTCTCCATATCCTTTTGATTGGGTCTTCATAGGCGCTGCAGAAGATAATGTTCATTCTCCGGATGAAAAGGTTCATAAAGAGGATATTTCTTCAATGATTAATATGTATAAATTTTTAATGGAAAACCTCTGA
- the dnaJ gene encoding molecular chaperone DnaJ, with protein MAKRDYYEILGVSKSSSAEEIKKAYRKIAIKYHPDKNPDDPSAEEKFKEAAEAYEVLSSPEKRQRYDQFGHQGVGGGFGGGGGMNMDDIFSQFGDIFGGGSPFESFFGGGGGRGGRAQRRGSNLRIKLKLTLQEIAQGAEKKIKVKRYVACDDCGGNGSKNGASLQNCPVCQGTGQTRKVVNTMLGQMVSTSTCHACHGEGTTISQKCPTCEGEGRVLKEEVISIKVPAGVAEGMQLSMSGKGNAPNRGGIPGDLLILIEEVEDELLKRDGQNIIYELYISFIDAVLGTSLEVPTIEGKVKIKIDPGTQSGKILRLKEKGLREVNGYSKGDQLIYVNVWTPQTLSKEEKNLLNTLKDSENFKPNPGKHDKGFFEKMKEFF; from the coding sequence ATGGCTAAAAGAGATTACTACGAAATTCTTGGTGTTTCTAAATCTTCAAGTGCTGAAGAAATAAAGAAGGCCTACAGAAAAATCGCAATTAAGTACCATCCTGACAAAAATCCAGATGATCCTTCTGCTGAAGAGAAGTTCAAGGAAGCTGCAGAAGCCTATGAGGTATTAAGCAGTCCTGAGAAAAGGCAAAGGTATGACCAGTTTGGTCATCAGGGAGTAGGCGGCGGCTTTGGCGGTGGCGGTGGCATGAACATGGACGATATCTTCTCTCAATTCGGAGATATTTTCGGGGGCGGAAGTCCTTTCGAGAGTTTCTTCGGTGGAGGAGGAGGGAGAGGTGGCCGTGCTCAACGCAGAGGAAGTAATCTCAGAATAAAACTGAAGCTTACCCTTCAGGAAATTGCACAAGGTGCTGAAAAGAAAATTAAGGTAAAGCGCTATGTTGCCTGTGATGACTGTGGAGGAAACGGATCAAAGAACGGTGCGTCCCTTCAAAATTGCCCTGTATGTCAGGGAACTGGGCAGACTAGAAAAGTTGTAAATACGATGCTTGGACAGATGGTGAGTACGTCTACCTGTCATGCATGTCATGGAGAAGGAACAACGATCTCTCAAAAATGTCCTACTTGTGAGGGAGAAGGAAGAGTTCTGAAGGAAGAGGTCATCAGTATAAAAGTACCTGCCGGTGTAGCTGAAGGTATGCAATTGAGCATGTCTGGTAAAGGGAATGCCCCAAATCGCGGAGGAATACCTGGAGATCTTCTTATATTAATAGAAGAAGTTGAAGACGAGTTGTTGAAGAGAGATGGCCAAAATATCATTTATGAGTTGTACATCAGCTTTATAGATGCAGTTTTAGGAACTTCTCTGGAGGTGCCAACCATTGAAGGCAAAGTGAAGATCAAAATAGACCCAGGAACACAGAGCGGTAAGATATTGAGATTAAAAGAAAAAGGATTGCGTGAAGTGAACGGTTATTCTAAAGGAGATCAGCTGATTTATGTAAATGTCTGGACGCCACAGACTTTATCCAAAGAAGAAAAAAATCTACTGAATACCCTCAAAGACTCAGAGAACTTCAAGCCTAATCCCGGAAAGCACGATAAAGGCTTCTTTGAGAAGATGAAAGAGTTTTTTTAA
- a CDS encoding tetratricopeptide repeat protein has translation MRKALLFFLFIFSSTGTTLIAQPKQNSNMLLSDEMLQLEATDAVNAMYNFKFDFAEKKFREFKEKWPWHPMPYFLMGLSTWWKIMPNIDNEAYDATFEAYMDSSITIAKGLFEQNSENYEAAFFLSGAYGFKGRLYGERKKYSKAAFAGKEALYYLSKYSDNNTLSAEFLFGKALFNYYEVWIKEEYPLLRPILAFFPNGNKELGMKQLKEVSYNAFYTRIEAQYFLMRIHYLEEENYAKAFPIARYLSTTFPDNPYFQRMYAMLAFVNGQRSEAEVASQSILDKLDQKYPGYEERAGRYASYFLGYINKYNYRDNKKAKEYFQKMLIFSEKTNLTDSYYYLSSLSNLAQIAHEEKDYETAKRYYKTLMKRAEKKDPLYKEAKEYLDPPKKKDKKKK, from the coding sequence ATGCGTAAAGCACTTTTATTCTTTCTATTTATCTTTTCCTCTACGGGAACTACTCTCATTGCCCAGCCAAAGCAGAATTCAAACATGCTATTGTCTGATGAAATGCTGCAGCTGGAAGCAACTGATGCAGTGAATGCGATGTATAATTTCAAATTTGATTTTGCTGAAAAAAAATTCAGGGAATTTAAAGAAAAATGGCCTTGGCACCCCATGCCTTATTTTCTTATGGGGCTAAGCACCTGGTGGAAAATCATGCCTAATATTGATAATGAAGCTTATGATGCAACATTTGAGGCATATATGGATTCTTCCATCACAATTGCCAAAGGGCTTTTTGAGCAAAATTCCGAGAATTACGAAGCTGCCTTTTTTCTATCAGGAGCTTATGGGTTTAAGGGCAGGCTTTATGGAGAAAGGAAGAAATACAGTAAAGCTGCTTTTGCCGGAAAGGAGGCTCTGTACTACCTAAGCAAATACTCTGACAACAATACTCTTAGTGCTGAATTCTTATTCGGAAAAGCACTTTTCAATTACTATGAAGTCTGGATAAAAGAAGAATATCCTCTTCTACGGCCTATCCTTGCATTTTTTCCAAACGGCAACAAAGAGCTGGGAATGAAGCAGCTAAAAGAAGTTTCATACAACGCCTTCTATACAAGGATTGAAGCTCAGTATTTCTTAATGAGAATACATTACCTGGAAGAAGAGAATTATGCGAAAGCATTTCCAATTGCAAGGTATTTATCAACGACTTTCCCTGATAATCCTTACTTTCAGAGGATGTACGCAATGCTGGCTTTCGTAAATGGCCAGAGAAGTGAGGCCGAAGTCGCTTCACAATCGATCCTTGACAAGCTTGATCAAAAATATCCGGGATATGAGGAAAGAGCGGGAAGATATGCTTCTTATTTTCTTGGATATATCAACAAGTACAATTACAGAGATAATAAAAAGGCAAAAGAATATTTTCAGAAGATGCTTATCTTTTCAGAGAAAACCAATCTCACTGATTCCTATTACTACTTGAGTTCTCTGTCCAATCTGGCACAGATAGCTCATGAAGAAAAGGATTATGAAACTGCTAAGAGGTATTATAAAACTTTGATGAAAAGGGCTGAGAAGAAAGATCCTTTGTATAAAGAGGCGAAAGAATACCTTGATCCACCGAAGAAGAAAGACAAAAAGAAAAAATAA
- the hpt gene encoding hypoxanthine phosphoribosyltransferase, which translates to MKILDKEFEIFIPKEKIQQRIQELAYDLSYKLDGKDPLFVAILNGAFMFASDLFKEISIPARITFIKTASYAGTETTGSVQKLIGLKENVNGQHIVLVDDIFDTGLTMKAVCEEMWKQNPASISVLTLLDKVSKHKTDLKIDFKGFEIPDKFVLGYGLDYNGYGRNLKDIYALAD; encoded by the coding sequence ATGAAAATATTAGATAAGGAGTTTGAAATTTTTATCCCGAAGGAAAAAATTCAACAGAGAATTCAGGAGTTGGCCTATGATCTTTCATACAAACTGGATGGGAAGGACCCCCTGTTTGTTGCCATTCTGAATGGAGCGTTTATGTTTGCTTCGGATTTATTCAAGGAAATTTCTATTCCTGCGAGAATCACTTTTATTAAAACTGCTTCCTATGCTGGAACAGAAACTACAGGAAGTGTGCAAAAACTTATCGGTTTAAAGGAAAATGTGAATGGGCAACATATAGTCCTTGTAGATGATATTTTTGATACCGGCCTTACCATGAAGGCAGTTTGTGAAGAAATGTGGAAGCAAAATCCGGCATCCATATCAGTTTTGACTTTGCTTGATAAGGTTTCTAAACATAAAACGGATTTAAAGATTGATTTTAAAGGATTTGAAATTCCTGATAAATTTGTACTAGGTTACGGTCTGGATTATAATGGTTATGGAAGAAATTTAAAGGATATTTATGCATTAGCAGACTGA